A window of Castanea sativa cultivar Marrone di Chiusa Pesio chromosome 1, ASM4071231v1 contains these coding sequences:
- the LOC142612799 gene encoding small ribosomal subunit protein uS7-like has protein sequence MADVVVAQPAPEKPITQDAILPHNDVKLFNRWTFEDVQVSDISLSDYVGVVAAKHATYVPHTSGRYSVKRFRKAQCPIVERLTNSLMMHGRNNGKKLMAVRIIKHAMEIIHLLTDLNPIQVIVDAVVNSGPREDATRIGSAGVVRRQAVDISPLRRVNQAIYLLTTGARESAFRNIKTIAECLADELINAAKGSSNSYAIKKKDEIERVAKANR, from the exons atggcgGATGTTGTGGTTGCTCAACCAGCTCCTGAGAAGCCTATCACCCAAGATGCAATTCTACCCCACAACGATGTCAAGCTCTTCAATCGCTGGACCTTTGAGGACGTTcag GTTAGTGACATATCTTTGAGTGATTACGTAGGCGTGGTTGCTGCCAAGCATGCAACCTATGTCCCACATACATCTGGGAGGTACTCAGTCAAGCGTTTCAGGAAAGCCCAGTGCCCAATTGTGGAGAGGCTTACAAACTCTCTGATGATGCATGGGCGAAATAATGGGAAAAAGTTGATGGCAGTGAGGATTATAAAGCATGCAATGGAGATTATTCACTTGCTGACAGACCTTAATCCCATCCAAGTTATTGTTGATGCTGTAGTCAATAG TGGACCAAGGGAAGATGCTACTCGTATTGGCTCTGCTGGAGTTGTCAGGCGTCAGGCTGTGGATATTTCTCCACTTCGACGTGTGAATCAGGCTATCTATCTCCTTACTACAGGTGCTCGTGAATCTGCTTTTAGGAACATCAAGACAATTGCAGAATGTTTGGCTGATGAACTTATTAATGCTGCAAAGGGATCATCAAACAG TTATGCCATTAAAAAGAAGGatgagattgagagagttgCGAAGGCAAACCGATGA
- the LOC142621735 gene encoding 2-methylpropanoate--CoA ligase CCL4-like, with protein sequence MEELRPRKANSSPLTPLGFLERAATVYGDCTSVIYNSTTYTWSQTHRRCLQVASSIASLGIKRGHVVSVIAPNIPAMYELHFAVPMSGAILNNINTRLDARTISVLLCHSESKLVFVDHLASSLILQALSLFPPNTQRPQLVLITDDDDGREALSSSSSSSTVDFCCEYEGLVEKGDPEFKWDQNPFSEWDPMILNYTSGTTSSPKGVVHCHRGIFFITVTSVIDWGVPKQPVYLWTLPMFHANGWSYPWGMAAMGATNVCLRKFDGPVIFDLIKKHGVTHMCGAPVVLNMLTNSPNNEKLQSPVQILTAGAPPPAAVLFRTESLGFVVSHGYGLTETAGLVVSCAWKRKWNHLPASERAKLKSRQGVKIIGMTEVDVVDAESGASVKRDGLTLGEVVLRGGAVMLGYFKDPEGTSKCMKENGWFYTGDVGVMHPDGYLEIKDRSKDVIISGGENLSSVEVESVLYTHPAINEAAVVARPDEFWGETPCAFVSLKERLKSKPSEKDIMEFCRAKLPHYMVPKTVVFKDELPKTSTGKIQKFALRDIAKAMGSSRVSRM encoded by the coding sequence ATGGAAGAGTTGAGGCCAAGAAAAGCAAACTCATCGCCTCTAACCCCGCTAGGCTTTCTAGAAAGAGCAGCCACTGTGTACGGTGACTGCACTTCCGTCATCTACAACAGCACCACCTACACGTGGTCACAGACCCACCGTCGATGTCTCCAAGTAGCCTCATCAATCGCATCGCTCGGCATCAAGAGAGGCCACGTGGTGTCTGTCATAGCCCCCAACATCCCCGCCATGTACGAGCTCCACTTCGCTGTGCCCATGTCCGGTGCTATCCTCAACAACATCAACACACGCCTCGACGCCCGTACGATCTCCGTACTCCTCTGCCACAGCGAATCAAAACTCGTCTTCGTTGACCACCTGGCTTCCTCTCTCATCCtccaagctctctctctctttccaccCAATACTCAACGCCCTCAACTCGTCCTCATCACCGACGACGATGATGGTCGTGAAGCTCTCtcttcctcatcatcatcatccaccGTTGATTTTTGCTGCGAGTACGAGGGTTTGGTGGAGAAAGGGGATCCTGAATTCAAGTGGGACCAAAATCCATTCTCGGAGTGGGACCCGATGATATTGAACTACACTTCGGGTACAACGTCTTCTCCGAAAGGCGTGGTCCACTGTCACAGAGGGATTTTCTTCATCACCGTTACTTCTGTGATAGATTGGGGTGTACCAAAGCAGCCTGTATATTTGTGGACCCTACCTATGTTCCACGCTAATGGATGGAGCTACCCGTGGGGAATGGCAGCCATGGGTGCGACCAATGTCTGCCTTCGCAAATTCGATGGACCAGTAATCTTTGATCTTATCAAAAAACATGGTGTGACTCACATGTGCGGTGCACCTGTGGTGCTGAACATGTTAACAAACTCACCCAacaatgaaaagcttcaaagtccAGTTCAGATTCTCACAGCTGGGGCTCCACCACCAGCTGCTGTGTTGTTCAGGACCGAGTCGTTGGGTTTTGTGGTGAGTCATGGCTACGGGTTGACTGAAACGGCAGGACTCGTTGTTTCGTGTGCGTGGAAACGAAAGTGGAATCATTTGCCGGCGAGTGAAAGAGCGAAGCTAAAATCTAGACAAGGAGTGAAGATTATTGGGATGACTGAAGTGGATGTTGTGGATGCTGAGTCAGGAGCGAGTGTGAAACGAGATGGGTTAACACTCGGTGAAGTTGTACTCAGAGGTGGGGCAGTGATGCTTGGTTATTTCAAAGATCCAGAGGGTACCTCTAAATGTATGAAAGAGAATGGTTGGTTTTACACTGGCGATGTGGGAGTTATGCATCCAGATGGGTATTTGGAGATCAAAGATAGATCCAAGGATGTGATCATAAGCGGTGGAGAGAATTTGAGCAGTGTGGAAGTTGAATCTGTGCTATACACACATCCAGCGATTAATGAAGCAGCTGTGGTGGCTCGGCCTGATGAGTTTTGGGGTGAGACACCATGTGCTTTTGTGAGCTTGAAGGAAAGGTTGAAATCGAAGCCGAGTGAGAAGGATATTATGGAGTTTTGTAGAGCTAAATTGCCGCACTATATGGTGCCTAAGACTGTGGTGTTTAAGGATGAACTGCCCAAGACTTCGACTGGGAAGATTCAGAAATTTGCGCTCAGAGACATTGCCAAGGCCATGGGCTCCTCAAGGGTGAGTCGGATGTAG
- the LOC142629339 gene encoding uncharacterized protein LOC142629339, with translation MGIKGRAGRTVLRNAMHLVEEFRAANEGKTEHQAEPVFPISWRPPTQGYYKVNLDGAVFSNTKQAGAGVIIRDGAGEVIAALSKKWKCTLGAIEAEAKALEAGVDFAKDVGIREAEFESDSLLVCNALQGLGSPPSSVMNVLDGVMNQMSHFRQ, from the coding sequence ATGGGAATAAAGGGAAGGGCAGGTCGGACAGTGCTGAGGAATGCCATGCACCTGGTGGAGGAGTTCCGAGCTgcaaatgaaggaaaaacaGAGCATCAGGCCGAACCAGTATTTCCGATTTCTTGGAGACCTCCAACTCAAGGTTACTATAAAGTAAACTTAGATGGCGCGGTCTTCTCGAATACTAAGCAGGCAGGGGCAGGAGTGATAATCAGGGACGGCGCAGGGGAGGTGATCGCTGCATTGAGCAAGAAATGGAAGTGTACTTTGGGTGCGATAGAAGCGGAAGCTAAAGCCTTGGAAGCTGGAGTTGATTTTGCAAAAGATGTTGGTATCAGAGAGGCAGAGTTTGAGAGTGACTCACTGTTGGTTTGTAATGCTCTACAAGGATTGGGTTCACCGCCCTCTTCAGTCATGAACGTGCTTGACGGGGTGATGAACCAAATGTCGCACTTTAGGCAGTGA